A window of Oncorhynchus tshawytscha isolate Ot180627B linkage group LG10, Otsh_v2.0, whole genome shotgun sequence contains these coding sequences:
- the ppp1r14c gene encoding protein phosphatase 1 regulatory subunit 14B has product MSAASTETSAQLPASASRVFFQPPAGVGCAGPGPIPRDDPVQRKQGKVTVKYDRKELRKRLILEEWIIEQLSDLYDCEVRRGGFIGALGRLFLEDSG; this is encoded by the coding sequence ATGTCAGCCGCCAGCACCGAGACGAGCGCCCAGTTGCCCGCGTCCGCCAGCCGGGTGTTCTTCCAGCCGCCGGCCGGGGTTGGGTGCGCTGGGCCCGGCCCCATTCCGCGGGATGACCCGGTCCAGAGGAAGCAGGGAAAAGTGACGGTGAAGTACGACAGGAAGGAGCTGCGGAAGAGACTGATACTGGAGGAGTGGATCATTGAACAACTCAGCGATCTGTACGActgtgaggtgaggagaggaggttttATTGGCGCTTTGGGTCGGTTATTCTTGGAGGATTCGGGATAA